The Deltaproteobacteria bacterium nucleotide sequence ACCAACGCCGGGCACATTGGTTACAGGCATCTCGTCGGAAGAGCTCTCTTCAGAAACCGCCTCTTCTCCTTCCAACTCAAGCGCTTCAGCTTTTTCCTCCCTGGCTCTGGCTGCAGCAAGTTCTTCTTCCAGCCTTTCTTCTATGGAGAGTTTTTCAGCCTTTGACTCCGTATTTATATCGATATTCCAGCCCACAAGCTGCGCGGCCAGTCTTACATTCTGACCTCTCCTTCCAATAGCCAGTGAAAGCTGATCATCAGGAACAACGACTTCAACAGCCTTTTCATCTTCATCAACAATAACCCGGATAATTTCAGCGGGAGAAAGGGCATTACATACAAATTTGGCAATATCCTCATCCCAACAAACGATATCGATCTTTTCACCCCTTAATTCCTGAACCACACTTTGAACCCTGGAACCCTTCATTCCAACACAGGCGCCGACAGGATCAACCTGGGAGTCCTTTGATGTAACGGCAATCTTGGCCCTCGAACCGGGCTCCCGTGCAGCCCCTTTGATCTCTACGATACCTTCGTAAATCTCGGGAACCTCGAGAGTAAAAAGCTTAACCATAAAGTCAGAATGAATTCTGGACAAGATAACCTGAGGCCCCTTGGTCTCCCTTTTAACATCAACGACATAACACCTGACACGATCACCCGATCTGAAAGATTCCCTTGGAATCTGCTCCTTATGGGGCATAATGCCTTCCGTCTTGCCAAGGTCAATAACAACGTTACCCTTTTCAAAACGCCTTACATAACCACTTATAAGTTCACCCTTGCGGTCTTTATATTCGTTAAAGATCATGTCACGCTCTGCATCCCTTACGCGCTGTATGATCACCTGTTTGGCTGTTTGTGCCGCAATCCGGCCGAATTCACTTGAAGGGAGTTTAATGCCAAGACTGTCACCGACCTCAACATCGGGATCGAGTTCTTTAGCTTCAGCCAGGCCGATTTCGTTATCAGCATCTTCCACTTTTTCCACAACGGTCTGGAACTGAAAAAGTTCAACTTCACCCACGTCGGGATTAAACTGCGCTTCAATATCCTTCTTGGAGCCGAACTTCTTCCTTGACGCCGTAAGCATTGCCGCTTCAATCGCTTCGATGATAACGTCCTTGTCAATTCCTTTGTCTTTTCCAACCTGTTCTATAACCCTGTTTAGGTCAAAAATCATCTACCCCTCCTGTATAAACTCAAGATTTGCCTTCGCTATGGCGTTAAAGGCTACCTTTATTTCTTTTCCTTCTTTATCAAGTATTATTTCTTTGTCCTCAACACCCTTAATAAGCGCCACAAAACTCTTCATGCCCTCTATGGCCTCATAAAGCTTGATCTTTGCATATCTCCCCTTGAACCGCTCATAGTCTGCCGGCTTTTTCAATGGTCTCGTAATTCCCGGGGATGATACTTCAAGATTGTAATGATGGTCGATAAGCTCTTCCACCTCGATAACGGTACCGATCTCACGGCTGACCATGCCGCAGTCATCGAGAGTAACACCACCCTCTTTATCTATATAAAGCCTCAGAATCCAGCCGCCATGCTCCCTTCTGTACTCAACATCAACGAGTTCCATATTGCAGGATTCAAGTATGGGTATGGCAATCCTGGCAGCTTCTTCTTCTATTGTTAATTTACTCATTTCCAAATTTCGGGCAATAAAAAAGCGGGCCTTCAAGCCCACTTGTGAGTGAAATATACTACATATAGTCATATTATGCAAGCAAAATAATAAAGTTAATCCATGTTTATAAAGCCCATTTTATGTACTATGGTCTGTTTCTTTCATAAACAACCCGTGCAATCAAACAGATAACTTCCAGTTAAACAGGAAAGTGTCCGATCAAGCCTTAACTTTACATCTCAATCCTCTCTATCCAAACTCCCATAAGCAAGATCTTCCTCCAGCCATTTCCGCTCACATACCATAAGCAATCTATCTATATTAAACCGGAGTAAAGTGCTATCCGCCTTCACCTTTTTTAACGCCTAAAATGGCGGATCAGGGGTAATTAATAAAACTTGAACTTCTTTAGGGCAATATAACTCATTTTGAGGAGAAGTAATCCATGTCTAAATCTCTCAATCTTAATTTCTCCATACTCTCTTTTTTTATAACGGATAGGTATCTCAACAATCTTCAGGTTCTGCTTTGCAGCACCAAAGAGAAGGTCAAAATCACCAAAAGGATCAAAGTCACCAAAATAGGCCCTTCCTGCCTTTATTTTTTCATAATCTTTCTTAAAAAGAACTTTTGTTCCGCACAATGTATCCTTGATTCTCTGTTCCAAAAGCCATGTAAAAAGAAGGCTGAAAAACTTGTTTCCCAGGATATTTAAGGTCCGCATAGCCTCTTCTTCCATCTGGTAAACTAAACGGGAACCATTAATGAACTCACCACGGCGAGATACAATTGTATTATAAAACTTTGGCAGTTCCTCAGGTGGGACAGTAAGATCAGAATCGAGAATCATAAGTATGTCACCGGAGGCCGCATCAAATCCCTTCCTGACCGCATCACCCTTACCTAGCTTCAACATCTTGTCAGGTGGTGTCTCCAGGTCGTCTTTGAGATAGTTCTCACTGGTATCTTTTGGAATCTGATGAATCAGTTTAATATCTTTTTTACCTTTGTATTTTTTAATAACTTCCTCTATTGTCTCAACGGTTCCGTCTGTAGAGTTGCCGTCAACAAATATTATCTCCCCATGTTTCCCCATCTCAGGCATACGGTCTATGGCTCCTTCAATATTCCCCTGTTCATTTCTGCAAGGAATAATAACAGAAACACTACAAGGATCCCCCTTAACGCCATCATCCCGCGGACTCTCCTTTACTACAACATAATCGAGCATGCAAAGTTTCTTTAAAAGGGGTAGCGTGGCAAGGTACTTATTAACAAAGGGTGATATGAGAGGAATATAGATGGGGATGAGAAGCCTGCTCCCCTTCTTGATTATCTCATAGCCATTCATATATAGCATGTTTTCCAAATCATCAATGGAGAGCCAGTTTTGATAGTCCTGTGGCATTTTAAGCTTTAATTTTTCAGCCAACCTGATTAAGGGCTCCCATAAGTAGTTATAATATGTTATCACTATCCTGGAATTTTCGTCCGTTACCTTCCTAAGACAACTAAAGGCCTTCCAAACATCTGTCAGTTCACCAAGAAGGTCAGACATGATGATATAGTTAAACTTTTTATCACTATCAAGATCTTCTGCATCACCAAGGCTAAAGTTAAGAGTTGGAAATTTTTTTTTTGCACTGGCAACCATCTTTTCACTAAAATCAATGCCTTTTCCTTCTGCCGGATTAGCCGCATAAAGCAGTTCACCAGTACCACATCCTATTTCTAAAACCTTCTGTTTCGGTGGAATAATAAATTTTATCAATTTTTCAAGATGAGCATAATAGTAGGCATTTTTTGCTCTCCAGTAATCCCTCGATGAAGCTATTTTATTGAAATGCTTTATTTTAATTTCTTTGGTATTCATGACTGTCAATTATCAATCCATTTCATCACTACAGAGAGCTCTCATAGTGCCCAAAATCCACCGCTTAATCTGGTGGGAGTCCCTTTTGTATCCCTTTTTCGTGTTTTTTCAACTCATTTAAAGTGTTGCATATCTAACGAGTTTACATTTTTCTCAAAGTTCTTGCAGGAAGGTTGTTCAAATCACCATCCTTCCAATCCATGTTTGTCACTATCCCGAATATTTTGCTGTTTCTGTTTTTGATATTCATCGCAGGAAAGGGCAGATCAGAACTCTCACCTATGCCGGATAATAACTGCTGCTGATGTAATAAGATGCGCTTTGAAATATCTCCCTATTCAAATCCTTTCTTGCTGGCCCTACCGCATTCGGCACAAAACATACCCCTGCCCACTCGGAACAAAGGGCTCTGGAGGCATAAAAAATATTACCATCAGCGCACTATTCCTGTATCCAAATCCTTATATAAATATCGTCTATAATATTCAAGTTTACTATCAAGGCGTTTTTCCATATGATTTTGGACGAGCTTCTTTGCTTTACTGAAATATGCCTCTGCTTCTTTTACATTTGATGAAGCAATAGGCCATCTGGCGGCATTAAGGTACAAGTCAACCCTGCTGCTATCTTCCGGCATAAATCGTAACAATTCTGAATACATTACCCAATAATTCTCCATTAAAAGTTTGGAAGGTTCCTTAAGAGTTATAATGTTAAGCCCGGTAAATTCTCTAACTTCCAGCTGGTCACTCACTATTGGTGGTTTTTTACTCCCTTGAAAGTTCATAAAGAGTAACAAAACCAGGTTCCCTTTTGTCTCGGGATTGGAAAATAAGTAGTTTGTCAGACCATCAATATTATAATCCTCATTTATACTATTAAAATAAAACCAGCGGCCTATAAAACCGGGTTCCCAAGTCCCATACTCATGGAAGCTTTCCGTCAATATAACATCTTTGTCTCCCAATATGTTCATTAGATGTTGCGATGCACCTCTCCAGTCAGTTTTATCCTGAATGAAGTAGTAATTTCTGAGGCTGTTTATTGAAATTAATGCAATGAACAATGAAAAAAATATAATAAGTACCGAACTTATCTTCCATAAAGGTTTAACAAATTTATCAGGAATGTGTGAAGTATATACAATTCCTGCACTCACCAATATGTATAAAAAAGGAAGATAATAAACAGAATACCTAAGGTACATTCTCAAATTCAACTCATTCATTACAAACACCTGGACGAAGGGAAGCATAAGAACAAATAGTGTAAAAAATAATACTAAAGGTTTTTTTTTCACCTTTATTAGTGCAAAGACCAGGGCAGATAGTAGAAAAAAAAGATAAAGCCATGTCAGAGGATATGTTAATCGAATAAAGTGTTCTATCATAATATCTATGGAGAAATGTTTTAAAGTAGTTGTCATAGAAGAGAAGGAAATGCTGCGGGAAGATAAAGACCCTGATGCTGATTTAATAATATAAAAAAATGGGTAGTACGCTATAAAAGCCAGTAGTGAAGTCAAAAGAATTTTTGCAACATTCTCTCCCTTAAAAAAAACGGACTTGTTTTTCATGAAATAATTCAAAATACCTGCTGAAAGGAAAAGAATATTTAATGTATAGAGCGCAACAATA carries:
- the nusA gene encoding transcription termination factor NusA, which gives rise to MIFDLNRVIEQVGKDKGIDKDVIIEAIEAAMLTASRKKFGSKKDIEAQFNPDVGEVELFQFQTVVEKVEDADNEIGLAEAKELDPDVEVGDSLGIKLPSSEFGRIAAQTAKQVIIQRVRDAERDMIFNEYKDRKGELISGYVRRFEKGNVVIDLGKTEGIMPHKEQIPRESFRSGDRVRCYVVDVKRETKGPQVILSRIHSDFMVKLFTLEVPEIYEGIVEIKGAAREPGSRAKIAVTSKDSQVDPVGACVGMKGSRVQSVVQELRGEKIDIVCWDEDIAKFVCNALSPAEIIRVIVDEDEKAVEVVVPDDQLSLAIGRRGQNVRLAAQLVGWNIDINTESKAEKLSIEERLEEELAAARAREEKAEALELEGEEAVSEESSSDEMPVTNVPGVGGKTAEILTGAGINTVSELAAKTVEALLEIQGLGEKKATALIEKAKETLGK
- a CDS encoding ribosome maturation factor RimP, with the protein product MSKLTIEEEAARIAIPILESCNMELVDVEYRREHGGWILRLYIDKEGGVTLDDCGMVSREIGTVIEVEELIDHHYNLEVSSPGITRPLKKPADYERFKGRYAKIKLYEAIEGMKSFVALIKGVEDKEIILDKEGKEIKVAFNAIAKANLEFIQEG
- a CDS encoding bifunctional class I SAM-dependent methyltransferase/glycosyltransferase family 2 protein → MNTKEIKIKHFNKIASSRDYWRAKNAYYYAHLEKLIKFIIPPKQKVLEIGCGTGELLYAANPAEGKGIDFSEKMVASAKKKFPTLNFSLGDAEDLDSDKKFNYIIMSDLLGELTDVWKAFSCLRKVTDENSRIVITYYNYLWEPLIRLAEKLKLKMPQDYQNWLSIDDLENMLYMNGYEIIKKGSRLLIPIYIPLISPFVNKYLATLPLLKKLCMLDYVVVKESPRDDGVKGDPCSVSVIIPCRNEQGNIEGAIDRMPEMGKHGEIIFVDGNSTDGTVETIEEVIKKYKGKKDIKLIHQIPKDTSENYLKDDLETPPDKMLKLGKGDAVRKGFDAASGDILMILDSDLTVPPEELPKFYNTIVSRRGEFINGSRLVYQMEEEAMRTLNILGNKFFSLLFTWLLEQRIKDTLCGTKVLFKKDYEKIKAGRAYFGDFDPFGDFDLLFGAAKQNLKIVEIPIRYKKREYGEIKIERFRHGLLLLKMSYIALKKFKFY
- a CDS encoding glycosyltransferase family 39 protein, with amino-acid sequence MSENKLNLTLKSEKFRLYFVIGGITAIGLVLRLYTISKKSLWMDELRQTSYYYSSSLTHLIERAASQNQPPLDYFIGYLLAFFFDGSELLYRFPAMIFGTLIIILTFCITKELFTPKIAILASFFTALSKVLVEYSQEARPYSLFIFLLLLSLWLLLRALSNGDLRHWLLFGISLYLMLISRVLLPIVALYTLNILFLSAGILNYFMKNKSVFFKGENVAKILLTSLLAFIAYYPFFYIIKSASGSLSSRSISFSSMTTTLKHFSIDIMIEHFIRLTYPLTWLYLFFLLSALVFALIKVKKKPLVLFFTLFVLMLPFVQVFVMNELNLRMYLRYSVYYLPFLYILVSAGIVYTSHIPDKFVKPLWKISSVLIIFFSLFIALISINSLRNYYFIQDKTDWRGASQHLMNILGDKDVILTESFHEYGTWEPGFIGRWFYFNSINEDYNIDGLTNYLFSNPETKGNLVLLLFMNFQGSKKPPIVSDQLEVREFTGLNIITLKEPSKLLMENYWVMYSELLRFMPEDSSRVDLYLNAARWPIASSNVKEAEAYFSKAKKLVQNHMEKRLDSKLEYYRRYLYKDLDTGIVR